From a single Bacillus gobiensis genomic region:
- a CDS encoding AraC family transcriptional regulator has translation MDLLEKMNGALNYIEENLTNDIDFKEVAKLAFCSEYHFKRMFSFIAGVTLSEYIRRRRLTLAAFEITTSRIKIIDVAIKYGYNSPDSFTRAFQGLHGITPSEARNIGQPLKAYPRMTFQLTIKGGNEMNYRIEEKEAFRIVGIKKRVPIIFKGVNPEIASMWESLDDEKIDLLKKLSNVEPLGLLSASTNFSEGRMEEKGELDHYIGAATTKDCPDHLTQLEVPSSTWAVFEAVGPFPDTLQNVWGRIYSEWFPSSNYEQTEGPEILWNEHKDVTSPTFKSEIWIPVLKK, from the coding sequence ATGGATTTGCTTGAAAAAATGAATGGAGCATTGAACTATATTGAAGAAAATCTTACGAATGATATTGACTTTAAAGAAGTTGCGAAATTGGCTTTTTGCTCGGAATATCATTTTAAAAGAATGTTTTCGTTCATTGCTGGTGTTACTTTGTCGGAGTACATCCGCCGGAGGCGCCTCACTCTTGCAGCATTTGAGATTACGACTAGCAGGATAAAAATAATAGATGTTGCGATTAAGTATGGGTACAACTCACCGGACTCTTTTACAAGAGCTTTCCAAGGATTGCACGGAATAACACCGTCAGAAGCCAGAAATATTGGCCAGCCGCTAAAAGCTTATCCACGAATGACCTTCCAATTAACGATTAAAGGAGGAAACGAAATGAACTATCGAATTGAAGAAAAAGAGGCTTTTCGCATCGTTGGTATTAAGAAAAGAGTGCCGATCATTTTCAAAGGAGTTAACCCGGAGATTGCCTCAATGTGGGAAAGCTTAGATGATGAAAAGATCGATCTACTTAAAAAGCTTTCTAATGTCGAGCCGCTGGGACTGCTTAGTGCATCCACGAATTTTTCTGAAGGCAGAATGGAGGAAAAAGGGGAGCTTGATCATTATATAGGTGCTGCAACAACTAAGGATTGCCCGGATCATCTCACGCAGCTTGAAGTTCCTTCCTCAACTTGGGCAGTATTCGAAGCAGTCGGACCATTCCCTGATACGCTGCAAAATGTATGGGGGCGCATCTATTCCGAATGGTTTCCATCCTCAAACTATGAACAAACAGAAGGACCGGAAATTTTGTGGAATGAGCATAAAGATGTCACTTCGCCGACTTTTAAAAGCGAAATATGGATACCCGTTTTGAAAAAGTAA
- a CDS encoding ABC transporter substrate-binding protein yields MKKKKAFAVTAAAVMAISILLGGCSSSKETSDQSQGDGVQLTFWRNSGNDAENKVYEELIKSYEKENPTVDVKMTPIPFADYSTKLRTALASGSPPDIFAVDSPDLGAYAEAGALLSIDKYMKEEGEIEDIPESTLSGLSYKDQIYLAPIVQSGIAMFYNKKMFEKAGLETPSEDPKNPWTWDQVLEAAKKINDPKNGVYGIDPAQGFSEGEGPAYFKSPILWQFGGEILNPEGTSADGFLNSPESLKALQFYQDLYQKEKVAAVELPPDPFATGKLGISIDGSWALAHFSSNFPDFKLGEDYGVAPLPKGEKQVAPNGGWTLGISAKTKQQDEAWKFIKYLTSYEGQKTYVEATGDIPVRYSVAKEIPELNEYPKNIFLVQSQEFSKNRPVTPAYPTVSKAMKKLFEDVGIGNRDVKASAEEAVMEIDKALQSKK; encoded by the coding sequence ATGAAGAAGAAAAAAGCCTTCGCTGTTACGGCAGCTGCAGTCATGGCAATCAGTATATTGTTAGGAGGTTGTTCATCATCGAAAGAAACTTCAGATCAATCTCAAGGGGACGGTGTCCAATTAACGTTTTGGCGAAATTCCGGAAATGATGCAGAGAACAAAGTTTATGAAGAACTGATCAAATCTTATGAGAAAGAAAATCCAACGGTTGATGTGAAAATGACGCCAATTCCGTTCGCAGACTATTCGACAAAGCTGAGAACCGCCTTGGCTTCAGGCAGCCCGCCGGATATCTTCGCAGTTGACAGTCCTGATTTAGGCGCCTACGCAGAAGCGGGAGCATTGCTATCCATTGATAAATACATGAAGGAGGAAGGGGAGATAGAGGATATTCCGGAATCAACTCTTAGCGGATTATCCTATAAAGATCAAATTTATCTCGCTCCGATTGTACAATCAGGTATCGCGATGTTCTACAATAAAAAAATGTTTGAAAAAGCAGGGCTTGAGACGCCTTCGGAAGATCCAAAAAACCCTTGGACCTGGGATCAAGTACTGGAGGCAGCAAAAAAAATCAATGACCCGAAAAATGGCGTGTATGGGATTGATCCCGCACAAGGTTTCAGCGAAGGAGAAGGACCGGCATATTTTAAATCTCCAATTCTATGGCAATTTGGCGGAGAAATATTAAATCCGGAAGGTACATCTGCGGACGGATTTCTCAATTCACCAGAATCTTTGAAAGCGCTACAATTCTATCAGGACTTGTATCAAAAAGAGAAAGTGGCTGCCGTAGAGCTGCCGCCTGATCCATTTGCGACAGGCAAGCTGGGTATCAGTATCGATGGGTCTTGGGCCCTTGCGCATTTCTCAAGCAACTTCCCTGACTTTAAATTAGGAGAGGATTACGGGGTTGCTCCGTTACCTAAGGGTGAAAAGCAGGTTGCGCCAAACGGTGGATGGACTTTAGGTATTTCCGCCAAAACGAAACAGCAGGATGAAGCATGGAAATTTATCAAATATTTAACGAGCTATGAAGGGCAAAAAACGTACGTAGAAGCAACCGGAGATATTCCAGTCAGGTATTCTGTCGCAAAAGAGATCCCTGAATTAAATGAGTATCCAAAGAACATCTTTTTAGTCCAGTCACAGGAATTTTCTAAAAACAGACCTGTTACGCCAGCCTATCCAACCGTCAGTAAAGCGATGAAAAAACTGTTTGAAGACGTTGGGATAGGGAATCGGGACGTGAAGGCTTCTGCAGAGGAAGCGGTAATGGAAATCGATAAGGCTCTTCAATCAAAAAAATAG
- a CDS encoding macrolide family glycosyltransferase: MANILVIGFPAEGHTNPSLGVIEELISRGESVVYYGIEEYQTKIQKTGATFRNYYNFIENLDIAKRMSEEEPDDQDTLEFLCSFLEGYQVIIEEIMSEVANESYDYVLYDHHLFAGSIIADLLNLPKVSLCTTFAMNDQLATEMMPSRNIEPEQSPYYPLYQKLVKTFNEKYDVNIKSVLDVMSNPGDITLVFTSPYFQPHREMFDNEYKFNGPSIVKRKDIEDLSELESGEDKVVYFSMGTIFNQKLEIYDLCFEALKDFKGTVILSAGKQTDLTQFKNIPDNFIVKNYVPQLEVLKKADLFVTHGGMNSTSEGLYYDTPLVVIPMAVDQYMVADRVTELGAGKKLDKNDLTSQLLNETIQEVLSNPQYKKNAEKIGHSLRTAGGYKQAADEIYKFVSSSTKTLLK, translated from the coding sequence ATGGCAAATATACTTGTAATTGGATTTCCAGCAGAAGGACATACTAACCCGTCTTTAGGAGTCATTGAGGAGTTAATTTCCCGTGGTGAAAGTGTTGTTTATTATGGAATAGAAGAATATCAAACGAAAATCCAAAAAACTGGAGCGACATTCAGAAATTATTACAATTTCATTGAAAATCTTGATATTGCAAAACGAATGAGTGAAGAAGAGCCGGATGATCAAGATACACTTGAGTTTCTATGCTCATTTTTAGAAGGATATCAAGTAATTATCGAGGAAATTATGTCAGAAGTTGCAAATGAATCATATGACTATGTTTTATATGATCATCATCTTTTTGCAGGATCCATTATTGCAGATTTATTGAACCTTCCTAAAGTTTCATTATGCACAACTTTTGCGATGAATGACCAATTGGCTACTGAGATGATGCCAAGCAGAAATATTGAACCTGAACAGTCGCCATATTATCCTCTTTATCAGAAATTAGTGAAGACATTTAATGAAAAATATGATGTTAACATAAAAAGTGTATTAGACGTCATGTCAAATCCAGGAGACATTACATTAGTGTTCACTTCTCCATATTTCCAACCTCACAGAGAAATGTTCGATAATGAGTATAAATTTAACGGGCCATCGATTGTAAAACGAAAAGATATTGAGGATCTTTCAGAGCTAGAAAGTGGCGAAGATAAAGTAGTCTATTTCTCAATGGGAACCATTTTTAATCAAAAGCTTGAAATATATGATTTGTGTTTTGAAGCTTTAAAGGATTTTAAAGGAACGGTTATTCTTTCTGCAGGTAAGCAAACGGATCTTACGCAATTCAAAAACATTCCCGATAACTTTATTGTTAAAAATTATGTTCCGCAACTGGAAGTGTTAAAGAAGGCAGATCTTTTCGTGACCCACGGAGGAATGAATAGTACAAGTGAGGGATTATATTACGATACCCCTCTAGTTGTTATACCTATGGCTGTCGATCAGTATATGGTAGCTGACCGAGTGACAGAGTTAGGAGCAGGAAAAAAACTAGACAAAAATGATCTTACATCCCAGCTTCTGAATGAAACGATTCAAGAAGTTCTAAGTAATCCGCAATACAAGAAAAATGCAGAAAAAATAGGGCATTCATTACGAACAGCTGGAGGATACAAACAGGCTGCAGATGAAATTTATAAATTTGTATCAAGTAGTACGAAGACTTTATTAAAATAA
- a CDS encoding VOC family protein, producing the protein MKVNHLNLTVTDVPEARKFLETYFGLTCEGSRGNGFAVMFDDDGFVLTLMKGSKVQYPKTFHIGFPQENKEQVDQINQRLKEDGFDVEPPKQLHGYTFYVEAPGGFTVEVLC; encoded by the coding sequence ATGAAAGTCAATCACCTTAACCTAACTGTTACGGATGTCCCGGAAGCTCGCAAGTTTTTGGAAACTTATTTTGGTCTGACGTGTGAAGGGAGCCGCGGGAACGGCTTTGCGGTAATGTTTGATGACGATGGCTTCGTCCTAACTTTAATGAAAGGGAGCAAAGTCCAGTATCCGAAAACCTTCCATATTGGATTTCCCCAGGAAAATAAGGAGCAGGTAGATCAGATCAATCAGCGTTTGAAAGAGGATGGGTTCGATGTTGAACCGCCAAAACAATTACATGGTTATACATTCTATGTTGAGGCGCCCGGGGGATTTACAGTTGAAGTGCTATGTTGA
- a CDS encoding metallophosphoesterase family protein — protein sequence MRLAVISDIHGNAVAFQQAIQDLRDQSPDRIICLGDIAMRGPQPVECVELLQSLDPYIVVRGNYDHMFTRFPMKDWKPETFKQELALRAIEYDGERLSQEQQEWLADLPTEGLFEAEGVHVEAYHASPSSLYSVQYPWASLDDLDLLHKNEQTELVLFGHVHHAFVRQCKGRTIVNCGSIGMPFDGDNRASYAIIDIQNNDIAVQLRRVTYDIERAISIARESGMPDVKLFEYALRTAEYPYLETIANLKTV from the coding sequence ATGCGTCTGGCTGTGATCTCAGATATCCATGGAAACGCGGTTGCCTTTCAACAAGCAATTCAAGATTTACGTGATCAGAGTCCTGACAGAATTATATGCTTGGGAGACATTGCAATGAGGGGGCCTCAGCCTGTAGAATGTGTCGAGCTTTTACAGTCACTAGATCCTTACATAGTTGTAAGAGGAAATTACGATCACATGTTTACGAGATTTCCAATGAAAGATTGGAAGCCTGAAACCTTTAAACAAGAATTGGCGCTTAGGGCAATTGAATATGATGGTGAGCGGTTGTCGCAAGAGCAGCAGGAGTGGCTTGCTGATCTTCCAACCGAAGGCCTGTTTGAAGCTGAGGGTGTTCATGTTGAAGCCTATCACGCTTCGCCAAGTTCTTTATATAGCGTTCAATATCCATGGGCTTCTCTGGATGATTTGGATTTGCTTCATAAAAATGAACAAACGGAGCTTGTCTTATTCGGTCATGTGCATCACGCATTTGTGAGGCAATGCAAAGGAAGGACCATCGTGAATTGCGGCAGTATCGGAATGCCATTTGACGGTGATAATCGGGCAAGCTATGCGATAATCGATATACAAAATAATGACATCGCCGTCCAGCTAAGAAGAGTTACATATGACATTGAGCGGGCGATAAGCATCGCTAGAGAAAGCGGAATGCCGGATGTAAAGCTGTTTGAGTATGCATTGCGAACGGCGGAATATCCATATCTTGAAACGATCGCAAATTTAAAAACTGTCTAG
- a CDS encoding carbohydrate ABC transporter permease produces MKRLTLSIKYTFMAALALIALVPILWMVLGSFRSYQEIFQYATSLNIHLLLPVEWTLQNYIDVIFDEQNPIFLFIGNTLFVTIIVTILVLFINSMAAFAFAKLEFPFKNVIFVCFMSAMIIPGEVTLVPNYLLMNDLGWVNDYKALIFPSLVHVFGIFLLRQFFSEIPKDMIEAARLDGASWFRIYWNIILPSAVPALITLGIITFLANWDAYFWPLIVINDEPKQLIQVAIANYSSLAGNEWAKILAANTISTIPIIIAFLFLQKYYIRGISMTGMK; encoded by the coding sequence GTGAAAAGATTAACCCTGTCAATCAAGTATACTTTCATGGCGGCATTAGCCTTAATTGCTCTTGTCCCAATCTTGTGGATGGTATTGGGATCGTTCAGAAGCTATCAGGAAATTTTTCAATATGCGACAAGCCTGAACATCCATTTGCTGCTACCAGTAGAATGGACTTTGCAAAATTATATCGACGTTATCTTTGATGAACAGAATCCAATCTTTTTGTTCATAGGCAATACCTTATTTGTTACGATCATTGTGACGATCCTCGTTCTTTTCATAAACTCTATGGCTGCATTCGCATTTGCAAAGCTGGAGTTCCCGTTTAAAAATGTGATCTTTGTATGCTTTATGTCCGCCATGATCATCCCAGGCGAAGTGACATTGGTCCCCAACTATTTATTAATGAACGACTTGGGATGGGTAAACGATTATAAGGCACTCATATTTCCATCCTTAGTGCACGTTTTTGGGATCTTTCTATTGAGGCAGTTTTTTTCTGAAATACCAAAAGACATGATCGAGGCAGCAAGATTGGATGGCGCATCTTGGTTCAGAATTTACTGGAACATTATTTTGCCATCGGCAGTACCGGCACTTATTACGTTGGGGATCATAACCTTTTTAGCGAACTGGGATGCTTATTTCTGGCCGTTAATCGTCATTAATGATGAACCGAAACAGCTTATTCAAGTCGCAATTGCCAACTATTCTTCTTTAGCTGGAAATGAATGGGCAAAAATCCTGGCGGCGAATACGATAAGTACAATTCCAATCATCATTGCGTTTCTTTTCCTGCAAAAATACTATATTCGCGGCATTTCGATGACAGGGATGAAGTAA
- a CDS encoding carbohydrate ABC transporter permease, translating into MEANRTLKSNMKPSKSQQFFKLSYRQRERLAGLGFIFPVLVLLIIFMFYPMIQAFIISFQEYNLISLEKSFIGNGNYLNLMKDQVFLDSLLHSLHFAVIVVPVQGAISLGIALLIQKKSKVNGIFRTIYFIPVVISTAVAATVFKLIYNKEFGLLNNFLESLHLPTVNFLSDPNTAMYGVIILGVWKSAGFFMIVFLAGLNSIPFDLYEAARVDGAGRIKQFFYITLPLLKRTIAFVAIITTIDAIKLSALVYVLTDGGPSGATETTVVYIFRTAFEQMNMGYASAAAFILFAIVLIISLIQMRLFKSDVEY; encoded by the coding sequence TTGGAAGCAAATAGAACTTTAAAAAGTAATATGAAGCCAAGCAAAAGCCAGCAATTTTTTAAGCTGTCTTATCGGCAAAGGGAGAGACTCGCGGGGCTTGGGTTTATCTTTCCTGTATTAGTCCTTTTAATCATATTTATGTTTTATCCGATGATTCAGGCCTTCATTATCAGCTTTCAAGAATACAATTTAATCAGCTTAGAAAAAAGTTTTATTGGTAACGGAAATTACTTGAATCTAATGAAGGATCAGGTTTTTCTAGACAGCTTGCTGCATTCTCTCCATTTTGCCGTTATCGTAGTTCCCGTGCAAGGCGCCATCTCGCTGGGGATTGCATTGCTAATACAAAAAAAATCAAAAGTAAATGGCATATTTCGAACGATTTATTTTATTCCGGTTGTGATTTCAACGGCAGTAGCGGCGACTGTTTTTAAATTAATTTACAATAAAGAATTCGGACTGCTGAACAATTTTCTGGAATCGCTTCATTTGCCGACTGTCAATTTTCTTTCTGATCCGAATACTGCGATGTATGGGGTTATTATTTTAGGAGTTTGGAAATCGGCGGGATTTTTTATGATTGTCTTTCTTGCCGGCTTAAATAGCATTCCTTTCGATTTATACGAAGCGGCGAGAGTAGATGGAGCGGGGAGAATCAAACAATTTTTCTATATCACGCTCCCATTGTTAAAGCGAACAATCGCCTTCGTGGCTATTATTACAACAATCGATGCGATCAAACTGTCTGCATTGGTTTATGTGCTTACCGACGGCGGTCCTTCAGGCGCTACTGAAACAACGGTGGTCTATATTTTCAGGACAGCATTTGAACAAATGAATATGGGATACGCTTCAGCAGCAGCCTTTATTTTGTTTGCGATAGTTTTAATTATTTCATTGATTCAAATGAGACTCTTCAAATCAGATGTGGAGTATTAA
- a CDS encoding glycoside hydrolase family 68 protein, producing MKKDQGVKEEDSRDFNESYGVSHITRSHMLQIPQQHDDARFEVPQFNPNSIINIPTAQGYDKNGNITELDVWDSWPLQNADGTVAEYKGYHLLFTLAENPKDKKEEAFIYLFYKKADKNSLNSWKNAGRVFDDADKFKENDPILKYQTQEWSGSATLTSAGELRLFYTDFSGTLEDGGTGYGKQTLTTAQVNVSEPSAGTIQVDGVEDHKSIYDGGEGKIYQNVQGFINAGAYNSGDNHTLRDPHYIEDKGHKYLVFEANTGTEYGYQGEEQLFNQAYYGMKKDEFQAEKKKLLQSDKKRTAKMANGAIGIIEINSDYTLKREMKPLITSNTITDEIERANVFRKNGKWYLFTSSRGIKMTIDGIDKNDIYMLGYVSSSLTGKYKPLNNTGIVLHHDLAKNDVTFNYAHFVIPQKSGNTFVVTHYMTNKGLFKYRHSTFGPSFLLNIKGSKTSIVKDGILAQGQLTVE from the coding sequence ATGAAAAAAGATCAGGGTGTGAAAGAAGAGGACAGCAGAGATTTCAATGAAAGCTATGGAGTATCTCATATCACGCGTTCCCATATGCTTCAAATTCCTCAGCAGCATGACGATGCACGTTTTGAGGTACCGCAATTCAATCCCAATTCAATCATAAACATCCCAACTGCCCAAGGATATGATAAAAATGGCAATATTACAGAGTTAGATGTATGGGATAGCTGGCCGCTACAAAATGCTGATGGCACAGTAGCAGAATACAAAGGATACCACCTTTTATTTACATTGGCTGAAAATCCTAAAGATAAAAAAGAGGAAGCTTTTATTTACCTTTTCTATAAAAAAGCTGATAAAAACTCTTTAAACAGCTGGAAAAATGCCGGCCGAGTATTTGACGATGCTGATAAATTCAAAGAAAATGATCCGATTCTAAAATATCAAACGCAAGAGTGGTCTGGTTCCGCAACGTTAACATCTGCTGGCGAACTACGCTTATTCTATACTGATTTCTCCGGAACTCTGGAAGATGGAGGTACCGGATACGGTAAACAAACGTTAACTACTGCTCAAGTGAATGTGTCAGAACCATCTGCCGGCACGATCCAAGTTGACGGCGTAGAAGATCACAAATCGATCTATGATGGCGGAGAAGGTAAAATTTATCAGAATGTTCAAGGGTTTATCAATGCGGGTGCATATAATTCAGGCGATAACCATACGCTCAGAGACCCTCATTATATTGAAGATAAAGGCCATAAATATCTAGTGTTTGAAGCAAATACTGGAACAGAATACGGTTATCAAGGTGAGGAGCAACTTTTCAACCAAGCATACTATGGAATGAAAAAAGATGAGTTCCAAGCTGAAAAGAAAAAATTGCTTCAAAGCGATAAAAAACGCACTGCTAAAATGGCCAATGGAGCAATAGGTATTATTGAAATTAACAGCGATTATACGTTAAAAAGAGAAATGAAACCATTAATTACTTCGAATACAATCACTGATGAAATCGAACGTGCAAACGTCTTCCGAAAGAATGGCAAATGGTATTTGTTCACAAGCTCAAGAGGAATTAAAATGACCATTGATGGTATCGATAAAAATGACATTTACATGTTAGGTTACGTATCCAGTTCTCTAACTGGTAAATACAAGCCATTAAATAACACTGGAATCGTCTTGCACCATGATCTTGCCAAAAACGATGTGACATTTAATTACGCTCACTTTGTTATTCCACAAAAGTCAGGTAATACTTTCGTGGTAACACATTACATGACAAACAAAGGTCTGTTTAAATACCGTCATTCTACTTTTGGACCAAGCTTCTTGCTGAACATTAAAGGTTCAAAAACGTCTATCGTAAAAGACGGCATCTTAGCGCAAGGTCAATTAACGGTTGAATAA
- a CDS encoding MATE family efflux transporter: MKQAVLKPTAVTQTSEKNLSLFSLTWPIFIEVSLYMFMGNADTLMLSQYSDNSVAAVGVSNQILNLLIVMFSFIATGTTIIISQFLGSKQKKEAMEVAYVSIGANFVISFVISAAVFLAAVPLLNMMGLSGELIPDAKVFLEIVGGLSFIQALIMTYSAILKSYGYTKDTMYVTIGMNVLNIIGNYFFIFGPFGFPVLGVTGVAISTSVARIIGLAVMIIIVKKRINLSLSLKKVFHVHKEHLRKLVKIGIPSAGEQLSYNGSQMIVTYFIAILGAQALTTKVYTQNIMMFIILFGTAISQGTQILISRNIGAKQFDEAYERCMKSLYWAIGIAAGTSIIISIFSKQVVGIFSQNPEIIATASMLIVMTIILEPGRSFNVVIINSLRAAGDAKFPVYMAMLSMWGIGLPIAYLLGIHLGYGLAGIWISFIVDEWFRGILMYRRWRSRIWIKKGMA; encoded by the coding sequence ATGAAACAAGCTGTCTTAAAACCTACCGCGGTCACACAAACTTCTGAAAAAAACCTCTCATTATTTTCGCTGACTTGGCCGATTTTTATTGAGGTTTCATTATATATGTTTATGGGAAATGCCGATACGTTGATGCTCAGCCAATACTCTGATAATAGCGTCGCAGCAGTTGGAGTGAGCAATCAAATTCTAAATTTATTAATTGTGATGTTCAGCTTTATTGCCACGGGTACAACAATTATTATTTCTCAATTTTTAGGCTCTAAGCAAAAGAAAGAAGCAATGGAGGTTGCTTACGTTTCTATCGGCGCCAATTTTGTGATTAGCTTTGTCATAAGCGCCGCTGTGTTTTTAGCGGCTGTTCCGTTGTTAAATATGATGGGGTTATCAGGCGAACTGATACCTGATGCGAAAGTGTTTTTGGAAATTGTCGGCGGCTTGTCATTTATCCAAGCCTTAATTATGACATATAGTGCGATATTGAAAAGCTATGGTTATACGAAAGATACGATGTATGTCACGATCGGAATGAATGTATTAAATATCATTGGAAACTATTTTTTTATTTTTGGACCATTCGGATTTCCTGTTCTTGGTGTAACAGGTGTTGCGATATCAACCTCAGTCGCAAGAATTATTGGTTTAGCAGTCATGATAATCATCGTTAAAAAGCGGATAAACCTATCGCTTTCATTGAAAAAAGTATTTCATGTGCATAAAGAACATCTGCGCAAGCTGGTGAAGATCGGAATTCCTTCTGCCGGTGAACAGCTTTCTTATAATGGATCGCAAATGATTGTTACGTATTTTATTGCAATCTTGGGCGCCCAGGCGTTGACAACAAAGGTGTACACTCAAAATATTATGATGTTCATCATTTTGTTTGGTACGGCGATTAGCCAAGGAACGCAAATTTTAATCAGCCGCAATATCGGTGCAAAACAGTTTGACGAGGCATATGAGCGCTGTATGAAAAGCTTATATTGGGCGATCGGAATCGCTGCTGGAACCTCGATTATCATTTCAATTTTTTCAAAGCAGGTGGTCGGGATCTTCAGCCAAAACCCTGAGATCATAGCCACAGCGAGCATGCTGATCGTAATGACCATTATTCTTGAACCAGGACGATCATTCAATGTTGTCATTATCAACTCATTGCGGGCAGCAGGTGATGCGAAATTTCCAGTCTATATGGCGATGCTCTCCATGTGGGGCATAGGACTCCCGATTGCTTATCTGCTCGGTATCCACCTCGGATACGGACTCGCGGGCATCTGGATCTCTTTTATCGTGGATGAATGGTTCAGAGGAATATTAATGTACAGAAGATGGCGTTCACGTATTTGGATCAAAAAAGGAATGGCGTAA
- a CDS encoding AraC family transcriptional regulator — MARVMFEVPPFPVFIAAGEGVFKKGEMHARRTFTVFDLLYVKKGTLYITENEKSFSVKSGEYILLSPELEHYGTKSCEEDTDYYWLHFHESNYEFAETGGNNWAELQYEKGSYEEPANFHMSLPRKGKVQQTQFLENHFESLINYSTENSDLPLRKQILFEELLLHLQKEAFQIPSAKERVAWEAARYLQKHYKEKITAVNLSIALHYNQDYVSRCMQQVLGVTPGQYTNRVRMTEAKRLLASTNEKMGVIAEMIGMEDPTYFSKLFKQIEGISPIEYRKIFSRKKTGIEDE; from the coding sequence ATGGCTCGAGTGATGTTTGAGGTCCCTCCCTTTCCGGTCTTTATCGCTGCCGGAGAAGGAGTTTTCAAAAAAGGGGAAATGCATGCCAGGCGGACTTTCACTGTGTTCGATCTTTTGTATGTAAAAAAAGGAACGTTATATATCACAGAAAATGAAAAGTCGTTTTCCGTAAAAAGTGGTGAATACATATTGCTTTCTCCAGAGCTGGAGCACTACGGGACAAAAAGCTGCGAAGAGGACACTGATTATTATTGGCTCCATTTTCACGAATCGAATTATGAGTTTGCAGAGACAGGAGGAAATAACTGGGCTGAGCTTCAATACGAAAAAGGCAGCTATGAGGAGCCCGCTAATTTTCACATGTCTTTACCGCGAAAAGGCAAGGTACAACAGACGCAATTTTTGGAAAATCATTTTGAAAGCTTAATTAATTATTCAACCGAAAACTCCGATCTGCCGTTGCGGAAACAAATTTTGTTCGAGGAGCTCCTGCTGCACCTGCAAAAGGAAGCGTTTCAAATTCCCTCGGCCAAAGAACGCGTCGCTTGGGAAGCTGCCCGATATTTGCAAAAGCATTACAAAGAAAAAATTACTGCGGTGAACCTTTCGATTGCGTTGCATTACAATCAAGATTATGTATCACGCTGTATGCAGCAAGTGCTCGGCGTCACCCCGGGTCAGTACACGAACAGAGTAAGAATGACAGAAGCAAAGCGCCTGCTGGCTTCCACGAATGAGAAAATGGGCGTTATTGCTGAAATGATCGGAATGGAAGATCCCACTTATTTTTCAAAGCTCTTTAAGCAGATTGAAGGCATATCTCCGATCGAATATCGAAAAATATTCAGCAGAAAGAAGACTGGTATCGAGGATGAGTAA
- a CDS encoding YcxB family protein has protein sequence MELKYELTKDDYLAFNLHYMKHSKMIKQSLFMQRFLTPIIFLVLPFVLFWMTREFLIGFFITFVLVSIVWMAFYPKYFFAYIKKRLLKALNEGSNDNLLGQHVFIPSEDGLIEKNSAGERKTSWSGIERVEENDDYYFLFLSSMSAYILPKRSSRIKQLRKNSRESLIR, from the coding sequence ATGGAACTCAAATATGAATTGACAAAGGATGATTATTTAGCCTTTAATCTACACTATATGAAGCATTCGAAAATGATAAAACAATCTTTATTCATGCAACGCTTTCTTACACCCATTATCTTTTTAGTTCTTCCATTTGTTCTTTTCTGGATGACGAGAGAATTTCTAATTGGTTTTTTCATCACCTTTGTGCTTGTTTCGATAGTATGGATGGCATTTTATCCAAAATACTTTTTTGCCTATATTAAAAAGCGATTATTAAAAGCTCTTAATGAGGGAAGTAACGATAATTTATTAGGCCAACATGTGTTTATCCCGAGTGAAGATGGATTAATTGAAAAAAACAGCGCTGGAGAAAGAAAGACTAGTTGGTCTGGCATAGAAAGAGTGGAGGAAAATGATGATTATTATTTTCTATTTCTTAGCTCAATGAGCGCATATATCCTGCCAAAACGTTCTTCCCGGATAAAGCAATTGAGGAAGAATTCGAGAGAATCATTGATAAGATGA